The uncultured Devosia sp. sequence CGAAGGGGTGCCGCGCGGGACGTTCCTTGGCCATCAGCGCGCGCATGGTCAGCACATCGTCGACGATCTTGCTGGCCTGGCGCTCGCGGGTCATCACTTCGGCCACGGCGCCGGCGACGGCGTCGCCAAAGGCAGCGTCGGCCATGATGACGCGGGCACGGCTGAGGGCCAGGTGTTCCCAGGTCCAGGCGTCGTCGCGGTGATAGGCGCGGAATCCATTGAGGCTCGTCGCCAGCGGCCCCGCATTGCCCGAGGGGCGCAGCCGCATGTCGGCTTCGTAGAGCACGCCTTCGGCGGTGGGCGAGGTCACCGCCGCGACGAGGCGCTGGGTGAGGCGGGTATAGTAATGATTGGTGCTCAACGGCTTTTCGCCGTCGGATTCTCCGTCGGGCGCATCATAGAGCAGGATGAAATCGAGGTCGGAGGTGACCGTCATCTCGCGGCTGGCCATCTTGCCGAAGGCGAGCAGCGCCACCTTGCCGCCAGGCAACTTGCCATGACGGCGCTGGAACTCGGCGCGCACGCTGTCGAACAGGCGATTGACCAGGGTCTCGGCCAAAGCCGTGAACTGTTCCCCTGCCCCGCTGGCGCTGACCGTGCCCGAGAGCAGGCCCGCGGCGATGAGGAATTTCTGCTCCTGGCCGATGATGCGGGCGCGGTCGATGATCTCCTCATAGGAGCGGCTCTCGGCCAGAAAGGCGTCGACCTTGGCGATCAGCACGTCGCGATGGGTGACGTCATTGGCAAAGGCCGGGTCGATCAGCCCGTCCATGACATGGGCGCGATGAATGACGGCTTCCGACATGCGGGGCGCGGAGGCCATCAGCTGGACCAGGAGGGTCCGCAGGCTCGCGTGGCTGCGCAGGAGCGCGAAAAGCTGCACGCCCGTGGGCAGGCGGGAGAGGAAATTATCGAACTTGGCCAGCGCTTCGTCGGCATTGCCGGCATTGCTCAGCGTGGTCAGCAGCGCGGGCAGAAGTTCGGTAAGATGGGCACGGGCGGCAGAAGCGCGGGTCGAGGGATAGGAGCCATAGTGCCATTTGCGCACGGTCTCGATGGCCTTGGACGGATTGCTGAAGCCCATGGCCGATAGCGTTTCCACCGTGCCGGGATCGTCGTCATTGCCGGTAAAGACCAGATTGCCTTCGGCCGTGCCGAGGCTCTCGCCCTCGGTGAAAAGCTCGGAATAGTAGGCGGTGACGCGTTCGAGTGCGGCGCGATAGTCGCGCTCGAACTGACGCAAGTCGGACTGGCCCATCAGCCGGCCGATGATGGCGACCTCTTCGGGGGACGCGGGCATGACATGGGTCTGCTCGTCGCGCAGCATCTGCAGGCGGTTTTCCACTGCGCGCAGGAACCAGTAGGTCTGGGTCAGCTCGGTGGCGGCCTTGGGCGTGATCCAGTTAGCGTCGGCCAACGCCGCCAGGGCATGCGCCGTGGGCTTGACGCGCAGGGTCTTGTCGCGGCCGCCGGCGATCAGCTGCTGGGTCTGGGTGAAGAATTCGATCTCGCGGATGCCGCCACGGCCGAGCTTGACGTTGTGGCCTTCGACGCGGATGTCACCGACATTCTTGGCGATATTGATCTGGCGCTTCATGGCCTGGATGTCGGCAATGGTCGCGAAATCGAGATGCTTGCGCCAGACATAGGGCGCCAGATGTTTCAGGAAGGCGTCGCCGACACGCTTGTCGCCGGCGCAGGGGCGCGACTTGATCCAGGCGGCGCGCTCCCAGTTTTGGCCACGGCTTTCGTAATAGGCGAGCGCCGCGTCAAAGGAGATGGCGACCGGGGTCGAGCCGGGGTCGGGACGCAGGCGCAGGTCGGTGCGGAAGACATAGCCGTGCGCCTGCCGATCTTCCATCAGGGCGACGAGCTTCTGCACCATGCGCGAATAGATCTTGGTGGCTTCCGACGGGTCGGCCAGCACCTGCTTTTCGGGATCGTAAAAGGCGACGATGTCGATGTCAGAGGAGTAATTCAGCTCCTGCCCGCCATGCTTGCCGAGGGCGAAGATGGCGAGGCCGGAATTGGCCGAGGTCGCCTCCTCGGCGGGAATGGCCAGCTGACCCTTGCCGGCGGCCTGGCGCATCAGGAGGTTGAGCGCTGCATCGAGCGCGGCATCGGCGAGGTCGGAGAGGGCTGCCGTGGCCTGCGCCGTGGTCCAGGCGCCGCCAGTCTCGGCAAAGGCGGCGAGCAGCGCCATGCGGCCCTTGGCAATGCGCAGGACCGGGGCAAGCTCTTCCTCGGTGGTCGCCGACGCGCCCATGGCGTCGACGGTCTCGATAATGTCGGTGAAGGCCCCATCGGCACTGTCGGCAAGGGTCGCGATCAGCCAATCGACGTTGGCCTGCGCCAGCCCCAGCAGATAGGGCGCGGCCTCCAGCAGCGGCCCCAGCGCGGGCACGGCAGGTTGGAGCGCCGCCTGTTGATCGGCGGATAGCTCGGCAAGCCAGGCATCAAAGCGCGGCGTGTCGGCGGACGGCAGGGCATTGAGGGACATGGTCATAAAAGAGGCATAGCTTGGGGGACCCCGCGCGGCAAGGCGGATGCGGGGCGATCCGGGTACCCCCACCTATCCTCCCCCTGATAGGGGGAGGGACCGCCCTGTGTGTGCCGCTAAACCTTGCTCAACACTCGATCCAGTCCCTCCCCCTTTTCAGGGGGAGGTTAGGTGGGGGTATTCTTGCTAACCCGGCAAATCCACCACCGCACGCACCCCCGGCTCATTGTCCTCGATCCGGAAACTCCCGCCAAGCAGGCTCGTCACCGCATTGACCAGTGATAGCCCCAGACCCGAGCCCGGTTCCGACCGGCTTTTCTCCAGCCGGACGAAGCGCTGCAGCACGCGCTGGCGTTCTTCGGCGGGAATGCCGGGGCCGTTGTCGGCGACTTCGATCAAGACGCGGCCATTGTCGCGGCGCAGGCCGACCATGATGCGTCCCTGCCCTTCGCCATCTGGCTTGGCGTATTTGACCGCGTTCTCCAGCAGGTTGACCATGGCCTGACCGATCAGCTCGCGGTTGGCATGGAGATGCACGCCCTCTTCCACGGCGGTCTCGACCACAATGCCTTCGTCCTCGGCCACCGGACCATAGAGTTCCGCAACATCGGCCACCACGGCGCTGACATCGACATCGGTCAATGCACCCGAGGGGGCCCCCGCCTCGGCGCGGGCAATCATCAGCAGGGCGTTGAAGGTCTGGATCAGCCGGTCGCTCTCGGCGATGGTGGCTTCGAGCGCCCGCTCGCGCGTCTCCTCGCTGGCACCGTCGCGCAAGGCGCTTTCGGCCTGGTTGCGCAGGCGGGTCAGCGGGGTCTTGAGGTCGTGGGCCACATTGTCGGTGACCTCCTTGAGACCCTGCAGCAATTGCTCGATACGGTCGAGCATGGCGTTGAGATTGGTGGCCAATCCGTCGAATTCGTCATTGCGTTTCGTCACCGGCACGCGTTCGCTGAGATTGCCCGACATGATCTTGGTGGAGGTATCGCGGATCGTGTCGATGCGGCGCAGCACCCGCTGGGCGGTGATACCACCGGCAATCAGCGAGAAGAGGATGATGCCGAGCACGCCGAACATGAAGCTCTGCACGATGATGGCAGAAAAGCCGCGGCGCTCGACCACGTCACGACCGACGACCAGCCGCATGCCATTGCTCAGTTCCACCGAGCGCACCACGGCAAAGCCGGTCTTGGCCGGGCGCGGCGGGGCGTCGGGATCAGCCGCAGGCCCATCCTCGGGCGGATCAAGCAAAGGATTTGCGCGCTCGTAGTCGAAGCTATAGATGCCCGGCTCGATCAGCACATTGGCCGGCACGTCGGTGACATTGCCGAGCAAGTATTGGCCGCTCGCATCGCCTAGATAGTATACGCCCGGACCCGGCGCGGTGGAAATGCGCTGCAGGGCAAAGGCCAGCGCGCGGATGCCCTGATTGGCATCGATGCGCTGCAGCACCCGCACTTCGCGATCGATGTCATTGGCTTGCTGGCGCTGGATCTGGACGGAGGACTGCCAGGTAATGAACGCCAGCAGCAGAATGGCGAACAGCGAAAAGATCAGGATGAAGGTCGCGGTCAGCCGGACCGTCGAGGTGCGCCAGAGTTGGACGAAACGGTTCACGCTCTACTCGCGGATCATATAGCCAGCGCCCCGCACGGTGTGCAGCAGCGGGCTGGCGTGGCCCTTGTCGATCTTGGAGCGCAGGCGCGACATATGTACGTCGATGACATTGGTCTGCGGGTCGAAGTGATAGTCCCAGACGTTTTCGAGCAGCATGGTGCGGGTCACCACCTTGCCGGCATTCTTCATCAGATATTCGAGCAGGCGGAATTCGCGGGGCTGCAGGAGGATGGTCTCTCCATCGCGCTCGACCTTGCGCGACAGGCGGTCGAGGCTGAGGCCCGCCACTTCATAGGCGGTCGCGGCTTCCGAGGGGCTGGAACGACGCGCGAGCACTTCGACGCGGGCCAGCAGTTCGGTGAAAGCATAGGGCTTGGTGAGATAGTCGTCGCCACCGGCGCGCAGACCGGTCACCCGGTCATCGACTTCGCCCAGGGCGGATAGAATAAGAACGGGGGTCTTGTCGCCTTCGGCACGCAGGCTTTCGACGATGGACAGGCCGTCACGGCGGGGCAGCATGCGATCGACGATCAGCACGTCATAGTCCATGCCCGAGGCCATGGCGTAACCGGTTTCCCCGTCAGCGGCATGGTGGGTGACGTGGCCGGCCTCGTCCAGCGCCTGGATCAGGTAGCTGGCGGCTTCGCGGTCGTCTTCGATCAAAAGGATTTTCACCGGAGCCCCCAAGGCTTTGGCACAGAAGGTAGTGGTCCCGGGCGCGAGCCCGGGACCGGTATTGCTTAGTTATCGCCCAGCGGCAGGCCGATAAAGGTATCACTGCCGTCGCGGCTGGCCTTGACCAGGGCCGTATTGCGGCCCTGAGCCTTGACCGCGTCAAGCGCTGCCTCGAATTCGTCGAGCGAATTGACCGGCGTATTGTTGACCTCGAGGATGGCATCGCCAACCGTCAGGCCCTTCTGGGCAGCCGGCGATTCAGGATCGACTTCCTGCACCAGGAGGCCACCATTGCCGTCCGAATTCGGAACCAGGGTCAAGCCAACGCTGGATTCAGCCGGCAGCGGTGCCGGCGGCGTGGGGGCTGCCTGTTCGTCATTCTGTGCCACGGCGGCTTCATTGAGCGTACCGAGCTGGACCGACAGCTTGGTCTCGGCACCATCGCGCCAGATGGTCAGCTCGACCGAGGAGTCGGGCGACTTGCCGGCAATGGTGCGGCTGAGGTCGAGCGCATCATCGATCGCATCGCCATCGACGGCGGTGATGATGTCACCGGACTTGACGCCGGCGGGACCGGCAGGACCATCTTCGGCGACGTTGCTGACAATGGCGCCCTTGGCGTCGGCCAGGCCAACACCATCGGCAATGTCACGATTGACGTCCTGAATGCCGACGCCGAGGTAGCCGCGGGTGACGGTGCCGGAGTCGATCAGCTGGGCGACGATGCCCTTGACCGTGGCAGCCGGAATGGCAAAGGCGATGCCGACATTGCCGCCATTGGGCGAATAGATGGCGGTGTTGACGCCGACCACTTCACCCTTGGTGTTGAAGGCCGGACCACCGGAATTGCCGGTGTTGACGGCGGCGTCGATCTGCAGGAAATCGCCGTAGTTGGAGCCGCCGATATTGCGGCCCTGGCCGGAGATGACGCCGACGGTCACGGTGCCGCCGAGGCCAAAGGGATTGCCCACGGCCACGACCCAGTCACCGACGCGGCTGGCATCGGTTTCGAAATCGACGAAGGGCAGGTTTTCACCCTCGATCTTGACCACGGCCAGATCGGTACGCTCGTCGGTGCCGACGATTTCGGCAACCTTCTCGGTGCCGTCATCGAACACCACGGTGACCTTGGTGGCGTTTTCGACGACGTGATTGTTGGTGACGATATAGCCGTCAGCCGAGATCACGAAGCCCGAGCCGGCTGCCATGAAGTGGCGCGGTGCCGGGGGCTCGTTGCCGCCACGCGGGCCATTGCCGAACTGGTTGAAGAAATCCTGGAAGGGATGGCCTTCCGGCAGGTCGGGGAAGTTGAAATCGAAATCGCGGCCGCGCGGGCCACCCTGCTGCATGCGCGGGCTTTCCTCGGCTTCGACGAGGATCGACACCACGGCAGGCTTTACCGCCTCGACGAGATCGGCAAAGCCGGCATGGGGCTGAGCGGTCTCGGGCACGGTGATCTGCGCAACGTTCTGCACCTGCGCATTGGCCGCCTGGCCGGTCATGACGAAAGCGGTGGAGACACCACCGATACCGACCAGCAATGCCAGGGCGGATGCCCCGAGCCAACGGCTGGTACGCTTGAGAATGGACGAGCGCATGTAGACAATCTCCTTCGGCAAGCCCTCAACAGCTTATGGGCCTACATATGGAATGCCGCGCCTTTCGGAGAAGTTGCGCCAACATTAAACCTTGGCAATGTTGGTGGCGGGAATGGGGCATATGGGGGTTTTCAGTCGGCGATCCTCTCCCGCCTGCGGGAGAGGGAGACCACGCGTAGCGTGGTGGAGAGGGGAGCAGTAGGCGCGGATAGTGGCGGTTATCCTCGGGGCCGCGCAAGCAGCTCCCCCCTCCACCGCCCTATGGGCGGTCCCCCTCCCCCGCAAGCGGTGGAGGTTGGGCTCGGTGCGTGGGGTTACTTCAGCTCGTCCAGCGCAGCCTGCTCTTCCGCGCTCAATCCCGCGGTCACCACCCGCCGCTTCCGCCCCAGCGCAACCAGCGTGCCCAATCCCACCAGCAAGAGCACCGGCGCTGCGACCCACAGGATCATCGTGTGGTTGTTCACCCGCGGGTTGAGCAGGACGAATTCGCCATAGCGATCGACCAAAAACTGCTCCACCGCCGCATTGCTGTCGCCGGCCACCAGTCGCTCCCGCACCAGAACGCGCAGGTCCTTGGCGAGGTCGGCATCGCTGTCGTCGATGGACTGGTTCTGGCAGACAAGGCACCGCAGCCCAGCCGAAATATTGCGGGCGCGCTGTTCCAGCACGGGGTCATCGAGCACTTCGTCGGGGCTGACGGCCAGCACAGGCGTTGTGAGGCAGAGGGCGAAAAGAAGTGCGCGGAGCCAGCTCATTCGGCTGGCTCCAGTGCTGGCTTGCTGGCCCTGCGCGGGGCGCCGATGCGGACCTTGCGGTCGGTCAGCGAGACCACGCCGGCCGCGGCCATGAACAGGCAACCGATCCAGATCAGGGTGATATAGGGCTTGAACCAGATGCGGACGACATGGGTGTCGCTCAGCGGTTCGCCGAGCTGCAGATAGAGCTGGGAGAAGCCATAGGTGGTGATGGCCGCTTCGGTGGTGGGCGTGCCGCTGGCCACATAGATGCGGCGTTCGGCCATCAGGTCGCGCGTGCCGCCGCCGGGCGCGGTGACGATGAAGTGCCCTTCCTCGCCCATGTAGTTGGGGCCCTGCTCCTGCTTGAAGTCATCGAAGGCGATGGAGTAGCCAGAGAGTTCGGCGGTTTCGCCCGGATTGAGCGTGGTAACCAGTTCGGTTTCCCAGGCCGTGACAGCGACAATGCCGAGCACGGTGATGCCGATGCCGAAATGGCCGAGCGCCGTGGACCAGGCCACGCGCGGCAGGCCGACGAGGCGGCGCATGCTTTCGCCAAAGGGAATGCGGCCGATCTTGCTGCGGTCGATCAGTTCAGCCACGGCGCCGAAGGAGACCCAGAAGCCGAGCAAGAGGCCAAGCGGGGCCAGCGAGATCGAAATGCCGCCCAAGGCCGAGATCAGGATGGTGGCAAAAATGGCCAGCGCTGCCGCGCCGATCAGGCGTTGTGCTGCGGCCATGATGTCGGCGCGCTTCCAGGCCAGCAGCGGCCCGAAGGGCAGCACCAGCAGCAGCGGCGCCATCAGCGCTCCGAAGGTCAGGTTGAAGAAGGGCGCGCCGACCGAAATCGACGTGCCGGTCAGGGCATCGAGGACGAGCGGATAGAGCGTGCCGACCAGCACGGCGCCGACGGCGGTCGAGAGGAAGAGATTGTTGAGGATCAGGCCGCCTTCGCGGCTGATCGGCGCGAACAGACCACCCTGGCGCAGCGACGGCGAACGGATGGCAAAGAGCACGAAGGCGCCACCGATCAGCACCGCCAGAATGGCGAGGATCACCATGCCGCGCGTCGGGTCGGCCGCAAAAGTATGGACCGAGGTCAGGATGCCCGAGCGGACGAGGAAGGTGCCCAGCAGCGACAGCGAGAAGGTGATGATGGACAGAAAGACCGTCCAGATCTTGAGCGCATTGCGCTTTTCCATTACCAGCGCCGAATGCAGCAGCGCTGTGCCGGCGAGCCAGGGCATGAAGCTGGCATTTTCCACCGGGTCCCAGAACCACCAGCCGCCCCAGCCGAGTTCGTAATAGGCCCAGTAGGAGCCCATGGCGATGCCCAGGGTCAGAAAGGTCCAGCTCAGCATGGTCCAGGGGCGCACCCAGCGGGCCCAAGCCTGGTCGATGCGGCCGGAGATCAGCGCGGCGATGGCGAAGGAGAAGCAGATCGAAAAGCCGACATAGCCGGCGTAGAGCAGCGGCGGATGAATGGCGAGGCCGATATCCTGCAGCACCGGATTGAGGTCGTTGCCTTCCAGCGGCGGATTGAACACGCGGTCGAAGGGATTGGAGGTGAACAGCGTGAAGCCTGTGAAGGCTGCGGTCAGCATGCTCTGGGTGGTCAGCACCAGCGCCAGCAGGTCATCGGGCAGGCGCTTGCCGAAGGCGGCGACCATGGCGCCGAAGCTGACGAGGATGAAGATCCAGAGGACCAGCGAGCCCTCGTGATTGCCCCAGACGCCGGAGATCTTGAAGATCAGCGGCTTCAGCGAATGGGAATTGTTGACCGCCAGCGCCAGCGAGAAGTCGGATGTGACGAAGGCCTGGATCAGCGCGGCAAAGGCTGCGGCCACGAGCACGAATTGCAGCACGGCACCCTGGCTCAACACCAGGCCGATGCGCTCGCCGCTGCGCCAGAAGATATAGCCGCCGATGGTCGAGAGCGTTGCGATGGCAAAAGCCAGGATCAGCGCGAAATGACCGAGTTCGATGCTCACTGGGCTGTCTCCGGCCGCCATTCGCCGCTGGCCTTCAGCGCGTCGACGACTTCCTTGGGGATGTAGTTCTCGTCATGCTTGGCGAGGACATTGGTGGCGCGAAAGGTGCCATTGTCCTGCATGGAGCCCTCGGCCACCACGCCCTGCCCTTCACGGAACAGGTCGGGCAGAATGCCGGTGTAGTGCGCCTGCACGGTCTCGGCCCCATCGGTGATGACGAAGTCATTCTCCTGGCCGTTGCGGACCCAGGACCCATCGCCGACCAGACCGCCGAGGCGGATCGGCGTGCCGGCGGCAACCTCGCGGGCGATCACGTCGCTGGGCGAATAGAAGAAGACGATCTGGTCGCGCAGGGCGATCAGCACAAGGGTCGTCGCCAGCGCGAGGACGAGGCCAAGGCCGGCGATGATGCCGAGGCGCTTCTGCTTGCGCGTCCAGCCCTTCTTGCGGACGGATGCCTGCACTGTCACGGCGTGCCTCCATTCAGTGTGAGGCCGGCGGCCAGCGCCAGCGTATCGAGATCGCCGCGATCGAAGGCCTGGGGATAGGCCGCAACGGCGCTGTCATAGGCGGACTGCGCCGATGGCAGGTCGCGCAGCACGATGTAGGAACGCACCAGCTGTGTCCATTCTTCGATCGTGCCGCCATCGGTCTCGAGCCGGGCGGCCAGGCCCGTGACCATCTGCGCCACGGCGTCACTCTCGGCCTCGGAGGCACCGGCGACACCATCATTTTCGGCCACGGCCAGCCCCTGGCGCGCCGATTCGACCCAGGGCTCGCTGCCATCGGCAGAAAGCGCCAGCGCGTCCTGCCAGGCGGCGACGGCGGCGGGATAGTCTTCCATGCGCGTCAGCTCGGCGGCGATGTAGAGCCGCGACAGCACGTGGGTCGGATCGGAGGCGGCTGCAGCGCGCAATTGGGCCATGGCCTCTTCCGAACCCTGGCCGTCGGCGGCCATCAGCAGGGTTTCTGCCAGCCGGGTCTGCAGATCGGGCGTCGCCCCGTTGAGTTCGATGATGCGACGATAGGCATTGGCGGCATCGCCGAAACGGCCGAGCTGCATATAGGCGGGGGCAATCACCGTCCAGCCGCGCAGATCGTCGGGATTGGTCGTCAGCTGGGCCTCGATGCGTTCGATGGCCATGTCGAGATCGATGGACTGCGCCGCCAGTTCGGGGCGTTCCGCCAGCGGCGCGCTGGGCAGGTCCGGACTGCCGAGCACTAGATAGGTACCAAGGGTCAGTGCTGCCACGCCACCCAGACCGGCCAGCAGCATGGCATTGCCCATGGTGCCCTTGGGCGCGCTCTTGCCCGACTCGGCCTTGGCGCGCAGGATTTCACGCGCCAGCTCGCCCTTGGCGGCCAGTGCCTCGGCACTGGCCAGCTTGCCGGCGGCAAGGTCGGCATCAATGCCGGCCAGGACGAGGCGAAAATGGCTGTTGGCATCGTCCAAATCGGGCACGGTCGCGTTGACCGTGCCGCGGCGGGCTGCGTAAAAAAGTGCAGCACAGGCGATTGCGGTAATGGCAGAGGCAATGAACCAGAAAAGCATGGGCCCTGGACGTCTGAAGCCGACACGCGGCAAGTTTGGAACACCTATAAAGTGTGTGGGGCGAAAAACCACCGAAACACGCGATTGTGGAGTTGACGCATTGCCACATGCGCATATGGCCGCATGAGCGACAGCAAGGCGGATTTCGCTGTCGTCGGCACCACGCCACTCGCCCAGCTGGTGGCCGGCCTCCTTGCTGCCAGACACGGCAAAAGCGTTGTTCTGATTGGTGAAACCGCCTCGCGCCATCGTCTGCCGCAGGGCGTCGACCTGTCGATTGCGCCCCTCACCCGACCCGACACCTGGTCTTTACTCAGGTCCGTGATGCCCGAAACGCTCAAGCTTGTGTCCCGCATCGGTGGGCGCGGCGCGTGGTCGCGGGTCGATCCGATCCTGCTTGCCGAGGGCGCGCAGGGCAAACAGGCCCTTGCCCATGTCCGGCACGTGGCCATGGCTTTTGGCTGGCCGGTCGAGACCCTGCGGCCCAATATCGTCGGGTCGGATCGCGAGGGTTTCGTCTCGCGCCATGCCGCATTGCTGCACCGCCCAACCCTCGATGCGGGGCTGGAGCGGTGGCTGCGCAAGCACAAGGTCCGCCGTTTTCCCGCACACCAGACACTGGTCATTGCGCCTGACGGCAGCGCGCAACTCACCGATGGCGACGCGCGCATCGCCATCGGCCAGACCATTCTGGCGGACGACGCGGCGCTGATCTCCCATCTTACGGCCAGGCAATGGCCCAGCCTGTTGCAGCGCCAGGACAGCAGCGCGGTGCTGACCCTTCCCACCAGCACCATGGCGGGACGCCTGCTCTTGCAGCTCGACCACGGGTTGATGCTGTCGCAGCAGGACAGTGGCGGCATTCTGGCGATCGGCCCCGGCAGCGTGGATCAGCTCAGCGCCAGGCTCATGGCCCTCCTCGGGCGCGATCGCGCCGCCCGGCATGCCGGCCAGGTCAGCTGGCCGTCGATCAACACGGCCGACGGCGCGCCGGCGGTGGGGCGGCTCAATGGGCCGGGCCCCGATGTGCTGGCCGGATTTGGCCCGACGGGGCTGTTCCTCGCGCCCGCCATCGCCCGCTGGCTGTCCGGCGTCTCGACCGAGAGCGAAAGCCAGTGGTTCGCTGCGCGCCTCGTCAATCGCAGTCTCCGCAACTTGCCGGTCGCCGAGTGGGGAGGCATGGCATGAAGGACCAGCCAGCGCGTCTCGATACGGGCCATGCCCTGTCCGGTCAGAACATCGATCGCAGCAGGCCGGGCCAGTTCCGCCTCAATGGCCGCGCCATCGCCTTTTTCGCCGGCGACACCGTGCTAAGCGCCGTGCTGGCCAATGGCGTGGACAGCGTCGGCTGGCATGATGGCCACGCCCTGGCGCTGACCCACCGCCACGCCCCCGCCATTGCGCCCGTCAACGCGCCCCATGCGGCCCTGCCCATGGAACGTACCCCGGCAACCGACGGCGCCGACTATCTCCTCCTGGACGAGGACCTGCCGCCCTCCCCGCTGGCTCGCCTGTTCCGCCGCGATCGCCAGAGCCTCGGCCTCGACCTCGCCAGGACCCTGCCCCGCCCCTGGCTCGATCAGGTCGGCACGCCCGGCGTGGAAACCGATCTCGTCGTGGTCGGAGCCGGTGTGGCGGGCATGTCCGCAGCCCTTACCGGTGCCCGGCGTGGCCTGGCCGTCACGCTGATCGAGGCGCGTCCCCATCCGGGCGGGATCGCGCGCCTGTTCGGCACGCAGGATGGCGAGGATGCGCCCGACGAAACCATTGCCCGCCTCAGCGAGGCCGTTGCCGCCAGCGACCGGATAACCCTGCTGACCCGGGCAGACGTCTTCGCCATTCGCCCGGGCATGCTGCGCCTGCATCAGGTGGTGGTCGACGATGGACAGCCGCATGGCCGCGTCGTGGATCTAGCGGCGCGCCACGTCATCCTCGCCACCGGCTCGATCGAGCGGCTGCCGCTGTTCTCCGGCAACCGGCTGCCCGGCGTCATGGGTCTCGCAGAGGCCTTCGAACTCGCCCATGGCTATGGCGTCTGGCACGGCAGGTCAGCGCTGTTTGCCACCAGCAGCAGCCCGGCCTATCGCCTCGCCATGCTGGTGCGCGACGCCGGCATTGCCGTGCCGCGGATCCTTGATTGCCGGACGCAGCCGCAATCGCGCTTCATCGAGTTTTCCAAGGCCTATGGCATGACGTTGGCCTCCGGCACGCTGGTCGCTGCGGTCACGCGCGGCAAGGCCGGGCTTTCCGTACTGCCGCATCTGTCGATGAGCAATGTGCCGCATGAGGACGTGGCGCTGGGTGCCGACCGCCTTGTGGTCTGCGGCGGCTTCCAGCCCGACCTGACGCTCTGGCATATGGCGGGCGGTGACAGCGTCTGGAATGCAGACAATGCCACGCTCAAACCCGTCGCCGGCCCGGATGGCGTGACACTGGTCGGCAGTGCCGCCGGCTGGCAGACGCGCAGCGCCTGCATGGCGAGCGGCGAAGAAGCGGTCAACGCCATGCTCGGTCGCCCGGTCCAGGA is a genomic window containing:
- a CDS encoding heme lyase CcmF/NrfE family subunit, with the protein product MSIELGHFALILAFAIATLSTIGGYIFWRSGERIGLVLSQGAVLQFVLVAAAFAALIQAFVTSDFSLALAVNNSHSLKPLIFKISGVWGNHEGSLVLWIFILVSFGAMVAAFGKRLPDDLLALVLTTQSMLTAAFTGFTLFTSNPFDRVFNPPLEGNDLNPVLQDIGLAIHPPLLYAGYVGFSICFSFAIAALISGRIDQAWARWVRPWTMLSWTFLTLGIAMGSYWAYYELGWGGWWFWDPVENASFMPWLAGTALLHSALVMEKRNALKIWTVFLSIITFSLSLLGTFLVRSGILTSVHTFAADPTRGMVILAILAVLIGGAFVLFAIRSPSLRQGGLFAPISREGGLILNNLFLSTAVGAVLVGTLYPLVLDALTGTSISVGAPFFNLTFGALMAPLLLVLPFGPLLAWKRADIMAAAQRLIGAAALAIFATILISALGGISISLAPLGLLLGFWVSFGAVAELIDRSKIGRIPFGESMRRLVGLPRVAWSTALGHFGIGITVLGIVAVTAWETELVTTLNPGETAELSGYSIAFDDFKQEQGPNYMGEEGHFIVTAPGGGTRDLMAERRIYVASGTPTTEAAITTYGFSQLYLQLGEPLSDTHVVRIWFKPYITLIWIGCLFMAAAGVVSLTDRKVRIGAPRRASKPALEPAE
- the ccmE gene encoding cytochrome c maturation protein CcmE; the encoded protein is MTVQASVRKKGWTRKQKRLGIIAGLGLVLALATTLVLIALRDQIVFFYSPSDVIAREVAAGTPIRLGGLVGDGSWVRNGQENDFVITDGAETVQAHYTGILPDLFREGQGVVAEGSMQDNGTFRATNVLAKHDENYIPKEVVDALKASGEWRPETAQ
- the ccmI gene encoding c-type cytochrome biogenesis protein CcmI; this translates as MLFWFIASAITAIACAALFYAARRGTVNATVPDLDDANSHFRLVLAGIDADLAAGKLASAEALAAKGELAREILRAKAESGKSAPKGTMGNAMLLAGLGGVAALTLGTYLVLGSPDLPSAPLAERPELAAQSIDLDMAIERIEAQLTTNPDDLRGWTVIAPAYMQLGRFGDAANAYRRIIELNGATPDLQTRLAETLLMAADGQGSEEAMAQLRAAAASDPTHVLSRLYIAAELTRMEDYPAAVAAWQDALALSADGSEPWVESARQGLAVAENDGVAGASEAESDAVAQMVTGLAARLETDGGTIEEWTQLVRSYIVLRDLPSAQSAYDSAVAAYPQAFDRGDLDTLALAAGLTLNGGTP
- a CDS encoding FAD-dependent oxidoreductase, which produces MKDQPARLDTGHALSGQNIDRSRPGQFRLNGRAIAFFAGDTVLSAVLANGVDSVGWHDGHALALTHRHAPAIAPVNAPHAALPMERTPATDGADYLLLDEDLPPSPLARLFRRDRQSLGLDLARTLPRPWLDQVGTPGVETDLVVVGAGVAGMSAALTGARRGLAVTLIEARPHPGGIARLFGTQDGEDAPDETIARLSEAVAASDRITLLTRADVFAIRPGMLRLHQVVVDDGQPHGRVVDLAARHVILATGSIERLPLFSGNRLPGVMGLAEAFELAHGYGVWHGRSALFATSSSPAYRLAMLVRDAGIAVPRILDCRTQPQSRFIEFSKAYGMTLASGTLVAAVTRGKAGLSVLPHLSMSNVPHEDVALGADRLVVCGGFQPDLTLWHMAGGDSVWNADNATLKPVAGPDGVTLVGSAAGWQTRSACMASGEEAVNAMLGRPVQEIADHLIDPIYETPDAPAFIGQSEAKKPEPTYLDGGNSYPVRPQTRVRKWPGWRRPQNDAWSPTDTPFALGIAEVAASVQLGVLAPESAGPIARERAAMINLLPARTAAEESAPTLPPPYLQGRYPGAKLWLVAVQGERSAEPGALLYPSATETDPLKAVGVVLRVVDKGVVALVLGTRNDTVSLHEPGHITPVTLAARWRQDMD